In Streptomyces longhuiensis, the following proteins share a genomic window:
- the rplA gene encoding 50S ribosomal protein L1, with amino-acid sequence MKRSKTLRAADAKIDRDKLYAPLEAVRIAKETSATKFDGTVEVAFRLGVDPRKADQMVRGTVNLPHGTGKTARVLVFATGDRAAAAEAAGADIVGSDELIDEISKGNRLNEFDAVVATPDLMGKVGRLGRVLGPRGLMPNPKTGTVTPDVVKAVNEIKGGKIEFRVDKHSNLHFIIGKVSFDDTQLVENYGAALDEILRLKPSAAKGRYIKKAAIATTMGPGVPVDPNRTRNLLTEEDPAAV; translated from the coding sequence GTGAAGCGCAGCAAGACTCTCCGCGCTGCGGACGCGAAGATCGACCGGGACAAGCTCTACGCCCCGCTCGAGGCCGTCCGTATCGCCAAGGAGACCTCCGCGACGAAGTTCGACGGCACCGTCGAGGTCGCCTTCCGTCTGGGTGTCGACCCGCGCAAGGCCGACCAGATGGTCCGTGGCACCGTGAACCTCCCGCACGGCACCGGCAAGACCGCCCGGGTCCTGGTCTTCGCGACCGGTGACCGTGCTGCGGCCGCGGAAGCCGCGGGCGCCGACATCGTCGGCTCCGACGAGCTCATCGACGAGATCTCCAAGGGCAACCGCCTGAACGAGTTCGACGCCGTTGTCGCCACCCCGGACCTCATGGGCAAGGTCGGCCGCCTCGGCCGCGTGCTCGGTCCCCGTGGCCTCATGCCGAACCCGAAGACCGGCACCGTGACCCCGGACGTGGTCAAGGCCGTGAACGAGATCAAGGGTGGCAAGATCGAGTTCCGCGTCGACAAGCACTCGAACCTCCACTTCATCATCGGCAAGGTGTCCTTCGACGACACCCAGCTGGTGGAGAACTACGGCGCGGCCCTGGACGAGATCCTTCGTCTGAAGCCGTCCGCCGCCAAGGGTCGCTACATCAAGAAGGCCGCCATCGCCACCACGATGGGCCCCGGCGTTCCGGTCGACCCGAACCGCACCCGCAACCTCCTCACCGAGGAGGACCCGGCTGCGGTCTGA
- the rpoB gene encoding DNA-directed RNA polymerase subunit beta, translating to MAASRTASTANTNNGASTAPLRISFAKIKEPLEVPNLLALQTESFDWLLGNDAWKARVEAALESGQDVPRKSGLEEIFEEISPIEDFSGSMSLTFRDHRFEPPKNSIDECKERDFTFGAPLFVTAEFTNNETGEIKSQTVFMGDFPLMTNKGTFVINGTERVVVSQLVRSPGVYFDSSIDKTSDKDIFSAKVIPSRGAWLEMEIDKRDMVGVRIDRKRKQSVTVLLKALGWTTEQILEEFGEYESMRATLEKDHTQGQDDALLDIYRKLRPGEPPTREAAQTLLENLYFNPKRYDLAKVGRYKVNKKLGGEAPLDAGVLTVEDIISSIKYLVKLHAGETETVGDSGVSIVVETDDIDHFGNRRLRNVGELIQNQVRTGLARMERVVRERMTTQDVEAITPQTLINIRPVVASIKEFFGTSQLSQFMDQNNPLSGLTHKRRLSALGPGGLSRERAGFEVRDVHPSHYGRMCPIETPEGPNIGLIGSLASYGRVNAFGFVETPYRKVVEGVVTDDVDYLTADEEDRFVIAQANAGLGEDMRFTENRVLVRRRGGEIDYIPGDDVDYMDVSPRQMVSVATAMIPFLEHDDANRALMGANMMRQAVPLIKSEAPLVGTGMEYRCATDAGDVLKAEKDGVVQEVSADYITTANDDGTYTTYRLAKFSRSNQGTSVNQKVVVDEGARVIEGQVLADGPATENGEMALGKNLLVAFMPWEGHNYEDAIILSQRLVQDDVLSSIHIEEHEVDARDTKLGPEEITRDIPNVSEEVLADLDERGIIRIGAEVVAGDILVGKVTPKGETELTPEERLLRAIFGEKAREVRDTSLKVPHGEIGKVIGVRVFDREEGDELPPGVNQLVRVYVAQKRKITDGDKLAGRHGNKGVISKILPIEDMPFLEDGTPVDIILNPLGVPSRMNPGQVLEIHLGWLASRGWDVSGLGDEWAQRLQAIGADQVAPGTNVATPVFDGAREDEISGLFEATIPNRDGDRLVQPSGKANLFDGRSGEPFPDPISIGYMYILKLHHLVDDKLHARSTGPYSMITQQPLGGKAQFGGQRFGEMEVWALEAYGAAYALQELLTIKSDDVTGRVKVYEAIVKGENIPEPGIPESFKVLIKEMQSLCLNVEVLSSDGMSIEMRDTDEDVFRAAEELGIDLSRREPSSVEEV from the coding sequence TTGGCCGCCTCGCGCACTGCCTCGACCGCGAATACGAACAACGGCGCCAGCACCGCCCCGCTGCGCATTTCCTTTGCAAAGATCAAGGAGCCCCTCGAGGTTCCGAACCTTCTTGCGCTGCAGACCGAAAGCTTCGACTGGCTGCTCGGCAACGACGCGTGGAAGGCTCGTGTCGAGGCGGCTCTGGAAAGCGGACAGGACGTCCCCAGGAAGTCCGGTCTGGAGGAGATCTTCGAGGAGATCTCCCCGATCGAGGACTTCTCAGGGTCGATGTCCCTGACGTTCCGCGACCACCGTTTCGAGCCGCCGAAGAACTCGATCGACGAGTGCAAGGAGCGCGACTTCACGTTCGGCGCCCCGCTCTTCGTCACCGCCGAGTTCACCAACAACGAGACCGGCGAGATCAAGTCCCAGACGGTCTTCATGGGCGACTTCCCGCTCATGACCAACAAGGGCACCTTCGTCATCAACGGCACCGAGCGTGTCGTTGTGTCGCAGCTCGTCCGCTCGCCGGGCGTCTACTTCGACTCCTCGATCGACAAGACGTCCGACAAGGACATCTTCTCGGCCAAGGTCATCCCGTCCCGGGGTGCCTGGCTCGAGATGGAGATCGACAAGCGCGACATGGTCGGTGTCCGCATCGACCGCAAGCGCAAGCAGTCCGTCACCGTTCTCCTGAAGGCTCTCGGTTGGACGACCGAGCAGATCCTCGAGGAGTTCGGCGAGTACGAGTCCATGCGCGCCACCCTGGAGAAGGACCACACCCAGGGCCAGGACGACGCGCTCCTCGACATCTACCGCAAGCTGCGTCCGGGCGAGCCGCCGACCCGTGAGGCCGCGCAGACGCTGCTCGAGAACCTCTACTTCAACCCCAAGCGCTACGACCTCGCGAAGGTCGGCCGCTACAAGGTCAACAAGAAGCTGGGCGGCGAAGCCCCGCTGGACGCCGGCGTCCTGACCGTCGAGGACATCATCTCGTCGATCAAGTACCTGGTGAAGCTGCACGCCGGTGAGACCGAGACCGTCGGCGACAGCGGTGTCTCGATCGTCGTCGAGACCGACGACATCGACCACTTCGGCAACCGTCGTCTGCGTAACGTCGGCGAGCTCATCCAGAACCAGGTCCGCACGGGTCTGGCTCGTATGGAGCGCGTCGTCCGCGAGCGCATGACGACTCAGGACGTCGAGGCGATCACGCCGCAGACCCTGATCAACATTCGGCCGGTCGTCGCCTCCATCAAGGAGTTCTTCGGCACCAGCCAGCTGTCGCAGTTCATGGACCAGAACAACCCGCTGTCGGGTCTCACCCACAAGCGCCGCCTGTCGGCTCTTGGCCCGGGTGGTCTCTCCCGTGAGCGGGCCGGCTTCGAGGTCCGTGACGTGCACCCGTCTCACTACGGCCGCATGTGCCCGATCGAGACGCCTGAAGGCCCGAACATCGGTCTGATCGGTTCGCTGGCTTCCTACGGTCGCGTCAACGCGTTCGGCTTCGTCGAGACGCCGTACCGCAAGGTCGTCGAGGGCGTCGTCACCGACGACGTCGACTACCTGACCGCGGACGAGGAAGACCGCTTCGTGATCGCCCAGGCCAACGCCGGCCTCGGCGAGGACATGCGGTTCACCGAGAACCGCGTCCTGGTCCGCCGCCGTGGCGGCGAGATCGACTACATCCCGGGCGACGACGTCGACTACATGGACGTCTCGCCGCGCCAGATGGTGTCGGTCGCGACCGCGATGATCCCGTTCCTCGAGCACGACGACGCCAACCGTGCCCTCATGGGCGCGAACATGATGCGTCAGGCCGTGCCGCTGATTAAGTCCGAGGCGCCGCTCGTCGGCACGGGCATGGAGTACCGCTGCGCCACTGACGCGGGCGACGTGCTCAAGGCGGAGAAGGACGGTGTGGTCCAGGAGGTTTCCGCGGACTACATCACCACCGCCAACGACGACGGCACGTACACCACGTACCGCCTCGCGAAGTTCTCGCGCTCCAACCAGGGCACCTCCGTCAACCAGAAGGTTGTCGTGGACGAGGGCGCCCGCGTGATCGAGGGCCAGGTCCTGGCCGACGGTCCCGCGACCGAGAACGGCGAGATGGCGCTCGGCAAGAACCTGCTCGTGGCGTTCATGCCGTGGGAGGGTCACAACTACGAGGACGCGATCATCCTGTCGCAGCGCCTCGTGCAGGACGACGTCCTCTCCTCGATCCACATCGAGGAGCACGAGGTCGACGCCCGTGACACCAAGCTCGGCCCGGAGGAGATCACCCGGGACATCCCGAACGTCTCCGAAGAGGTCCTCGCCGACCTCGACGAGCGCGGCATCATCCGTATCGGTGCCGAGGTCGTCGCCGGCGACATCCTCGTCGGCAAGGTCACGCCCAAGGGTGAGACCGAGCTGACGCCCGAGGAGCGCCTGCTCCGCGCGATCTTCGGTGAGAAGGCGCGCGAGGTGCGCGACACCTCGCTGAAGGTGCCGCACGGTGAGATCGGCAAGGTCATCGGCGTCCGCGTCTTCGACCGTGAAGAGGGCGACGAGCTGCCGCCGGGCGTGAACCAGCTGGTTCGTGTCTACGTGGCGCAGAAGCGCAAGATCACGGACGGTGACAAGCTCGCCGGCCGCCACGGCAACAAGGGTGTTATCTCGAAGATCCTTCCGATCGAGGACATGCCGTTCCTCGAGGACGGAACTCCGGTCGACATCATCCTCAACCCGCTGGGTGTGCCGTCCCGAATGAACCCGGGACAGGTCCTGGAGATCCACCTCGGCTGGCTCGCCAGCCGCGGCTGGGACGTCTCCGGCCTCGGTGACGAGTGGGCCCAGCGCCTGCAGGCCATCGGCGCCGACCAGGTCGCCCCCGGTACCAACGTCGCGACCCCGGTCTTCGACGGTGCCCGTGAGGACGAGATCTCCGGTCTCTTCGAGGCCACGATCCCGAACCGCGACGGTGACCGTCTGGTCCAGCCGTCCGGCAAGGCCAACCTGTTCGACGGCCGCTCCGGTGAGCCGTTCCCGGACCCGATCTCGATCGGGTACATGTACATCCTCAAGCTGCACCACCTGGTCGACGACAAGCTCCACGCGCGTTCGACCGGTCCGTACTCCATGATCACCCAGCAGCCGCTGGGTGGTAAGGCTCAGTTCGGTGGCCAGCGATTCGGTGAGATGGAGGTGTGGGCGCTTGAGGCTTACGGTGCCGCGTACGCCCTCCAGGAGCTCCTGACGATCAAGTCCGACGACGTGACCGGCCGCGTGAAGGTCTACGAGGCCATCGTCAAGGGCGAGAACATTCCCGAGCCGGGCATTCCCGAGTCCTTCAAGGTGCTCATCAAGGAAATGCAGTCGCTCTGCCTCAACGTGGAGGTGCTGTCCTCGGACGGCATGTCCATCGAGATGCGCGACACCGACGAGGACGTCTTCCGCGCGGCGGAGGAGCTCGGTATCGACCTGTCCCGGCGCGAGCCGAGCAGCGTCGAAGAGGTCTGA
- the rplJ gene encoding 50S ribosomal protein L10, producing MPTPDKAAAVAELTDKFRSSNAAVLTEYRGLTVAQLKQLRRSLGENSEYAVVKNTLTKIAANEAGINTLDDLFTGPTAVAFVTGDPVESAKGLRDFAKDNPNLIIKGGVLDGKALSADEIKKLADLESREVLLAKLAGAMKGKQTQAAQVFQALPSKFVRTAEALRVKRDEQGGAE from the coding sequence ATGCCGACGCCCGACAAGGCTGCCGCGGTAGCCGAGCTCACGGACAAGTTCCGCAGCTCGAACGCCGCCGTGCTGACCGAGTACCGGGGTCTCACCGTGGCCCAGCTCAAGCAGCTGCGCCGTTCCCTCGGTGAGAACTCCGAGTACGCCGTGGTGAAGAACACGCTGACCAAGATCGCGGCCAACGAGGCCGGGATCAACACGCTGGACGACCTGTTCACGGGTCCGACAGCGGTTGCCTTCGTCACCGGTGACCCGGTGGAGTCGGCGAAGGGTCTTCGTGACTTCGCCAAGGACAACCCCAACCTCATCATCAAGGGCGGTGTCCTTGACGGTAAGGCGCTGTCCGCCGATGAGATCAAGAAGCTCGCGGACCTCGAGTCCCGCGAGGTTCTGCTCGCCAAGCTGGCGGGCGCCATGAAGGGCAAGCAGACTCAGGCTGCTCAGGTCTTCCAGGCGCTCCCGTCGAAGTTCGTCCGCACTGCGGAGGCGCTTCGCGTCAAGCGCGACGAGCAGGGCGGTGCCGAGTAA
- the rplL gene encoding 50S ribosomal protein L7/L12: MAKLSQDDLLAQFEEMTLIELSEFVKAFEEKFDVTAAAAVAVAGPAGPGAAAEAVEEQDEFDVILTGAGEKKIQVIKVVRELTSLGLKEAKDLVDGTPKPVLEKVAKEAAEKAAESLKAAGASVEVK, encoded by the coding sequence ATGGCGAAGCTGTCCCAGGACGACCTGCTTGCGCAGTTCGAAGAGATGACCCTCATCGAGCTCTCCGAGTTCGTGAAGGCCTTCGAGGAGAAGTTCGACGTCACCGCCGCCGCGGCCGTCGCCGTTGCCGGCCCGGCCGGCCCGGGTGCCGCCGCTGAGGCCGTCGAGGAGCAGGACGAGTTCGACGTCATCCTCACCGGCGCCGGCGAGAAGAAGATCCAGGTCATCAAGGTCGTGCGCGAGCTCACCTCCCTGGGCCTCAAGGAGGCCAAGGACCTCGTCGACGGCACCCCGAAGCCGGTCCTCGAGAAGGTCGCCAAGGAGGCCGCGGAGAAGGCTGCCGAGTCCCTCAAGGCCGCCGGCGCCTCCGTCGAGGTCAAGTGA
- a CDS encoding DUF1396 domain-containing protein translates to MTVSRAAGAVLAAAVLCGGAAACTSSGGDGKAGSSPRTAAAAAVLKATENGERLTSFGYRMTGEVPGSGRIDAEAAISVKPMAMRMRMTSPDPGSYGTLEMRVIGGALYMGGGKGAAKEMHGRSWLKFDISGPGSQEAAATNPLAGQADQNPAEQVTFLNGSKDLERVGEETVEGEKTAHYKGTVTLDQMRESYKEEDAATRKRRDKNLSMYEGLGVDKLAVDLWIDQDDRTKRFRTRGAADKGRFDMTMTFFDYDKPVTVRAPAAEDVVDLAQMVKGATSG, encoded by the coding sequence ATGACAGTGAGCAGAGCGGCGGGGGCCGTGCTGGCCGCCGCGGTGCTGTGCGGAGGGGCCGCCGCCTGTACGTCGTCGGGGGGCGACGGGAAGGCGGGTTCCTCGCCGCGGACGGCGGCGGCCGCGGCCGTTCTCAAGGCCACGGAGAACGGGGAGCGGCTGACGTCGTTCGGCTACCGGATGACCGGAGAGGTCCCCGGCTCGGGCCGGATCGACGCCGAGGCCGCGATCAGCGTGAAGCCGATGGCGATGCGGATGAGGATGACCTCGCCCGACCCGGGCTCCTACGGCACCCTCGAGATGCGCGTCATCGGCGGCGCCCTGTACATGGGGGGCGGCAAGGGCGCGGCCAAGGAGATGCACGGCAGGAGCTGGCTCAAGTTCGACATCTCCGGGCCGGGGTCGCAGGAGGCCGCGGCGACGAATCCGTTGGCCGGCCAGGCGGACCAGAACCCGGCCGAGCAGGTCACGTTCCTCAACGGCTCCAAGGACCTCGAGCGCGTAGGCGAGGAGACCGTGGAGGGCGAGAAGACCGCGCACTACAAGGGCACCGTCACGCTCGACCAGATGCGCGAGAGCTACAAGGAGGAGGACGCGGCCACCAGGAAGCGACGCGACAAGAACCTCTCGATGTACGAGGGCCTGGGCGTCGACAAGCTCGCGGTGGACCTGTGGATCGACCAGGACGACCGCACCAAGCGCTTCCGTACCCGCGGCGCGGCGGACAAGGGCCGCTTCGACATGACGATGACCTTCTTCGACTACGACAAGCCGGTCACCGTACGGGCTCCGGCCGCCGAGGACGTGGTGGATCTGGCGCAGATGGTGAAGGGCGCGACCAGCGGTTGA
- the nusG gene encoding transcription termination/antitermination protein NusG produces the protein MSDPNLNEAIEPVESVEDELDIVEAADAENAEDTVQAEAADEAATEADEHAEDEVEAAEESLEDDAEGDAAELSEEDAPEAEADEESVEEAAEEAEPVDPIVALREELRTLPGEWYVIHTYAGYENRVKTNLEQRAVSLNVEDFIFQAEVPQEEVAQIKNGERKTIRQNKLPGYVLVRMDLTNESWGVVRNTPGVTGFVGNAYDPYPLTLDEIVKMLAPEAEEKAAREAAEAEGKPAPSRKVEVQVLDFEVGDSVTVTDGPFATLQATINEINADSKKVKGLVEIFGRETPVELSFDQIQKN, from the coding sequence GTGTCTGACCCGAACCTGAACGAGGCGATCGAGCCCGTCGAGTCCGTTGAGGACGAGCTCGACATTGTCGAGGCGGCGGACGCCGAGAACGCCGAGGACACGGTCCAGGCCGAGGCTGCCGACGAGGCAGCCACTGAGGCTGACGAGCACGCCGAGGACGAGGTCGAAGCCGCCGAGGAGTCCCTCGAGGACGACGCCGAGGGCGACGCCGCCGAGCTGTCCGAGGAGGACGCCCCCGAGGCCGAGGCCGACGAGGAGTCCGTCGAGGAAGCCGCCGAGGAAGCCGAGCCGGTCGACCCGATCGTCGCCCTGCGCGAAGAACTGCGCACGCTGCCCGGCGAGTGGTACGTCATCCACACGTACGCCGGTTACGAGAACCGCGTGAAGACCAACCTCGAGCAGCGCGCCGTCTCGCTGAACGTCGAGGACTTCATCTTCCAGGCCGAGGTGCCGCAGGAAGAGGTCGCGCAGATCAAGAACGGCGAGCGCAAGACCATCCGTCAGAACAAGCTCCCCGGCTACGTGCTGGTGCGCATGGACCTGACGAACGAGTCCTGGGGCGTCGTCCGCAATACCCCCGGCGTCACCGGCTTCGTGGGCAACGCCTACGACCCGTACCCGCTGACCCTGGACGAGATCGTCAAGATGCTCGCCCCGGAGGCCGAGGAGAAGGCCGCCCGTGAGGCCGCCGAGGCCGAGGGCAAGCCGGCTCCGTCCCGCAAGGTCGAGGTCCAGGTCCTGGACTTCGAGGTCGGCGACTCGGTCACCGTCACCGACGGTCCGTTCGCGACGCTGCAGGCGACGATCAACGAGATCAACGCCGACTCGAAGAAGGTCAAGGGCCTCGTCGAGATCTTCGGCCGCGAGACTCCGGTCGAGCTCAGCTTCGACCAGATCCAGAAGAACTAG
- the rplK gene encoding 50S ribosomal protein L11, with protein MPPKKKKVTGLIKLQIQAGAANPAPPVGPALGQHGVNIMEFCKAYNAATESQRGWVIPVEITVYEDRSFTFITKTPPAAKMILKAAGIEKGSGEPHKTKVAKITDAQVREIATTKMADLNANDLDAAAKIIAGTARSMGVTVEG; from the coding sequence ATGCCTCCCAAGAAGAAGAAGGTCACGGGGCTTATCAAGCTCCAGATCCAGGCCGGTGCCGCCAACCCGGCCCCGCCGGTTGGTCCCGCGCTGGGCCAGCACGGCGTCAACATCATGGAGTTCTGCAAGGCCTACAACGCCGCGACCGAGTCGCAGCGTGGCTGGGTCATCCCGGTGGAGATCACGGTCTACGAAGACCGCTCCTTCACCTTCATCACCAAGACGCCCCCGGCCGCCAAGATGATCCTCAAGGCCGCGGGTATCGAGAAGGGCTCCGGCGAGCCTCACAAGACCAAGGTCGCGAAGATCACCGACGCGCAGGTCCGCGAGATCGCCACCACCAAGATGGCCGACCTGAACGCCAACGACCTGGACGCCGCCGCGAAGATCATCGCCGGTACCGCGCGTTCCATGGGCGTCACGGTCGAGGGCTGA